The Tripterygium wilfordii isolate XIE 37 chromosome 4, ASM1340144v1, whole genome shotgun sequence genome has a window encoding:
- the LOC119996353 gene encoding uncharacterized protein LOC119996353, with amino-acid sequence MFAGASNQNAGQTNQRTSAGENVDNIHLSSAASSDPEFDINIEQSNEVSSSPTPPIRQVRRRSVTPGSRGKKKRRASASDYREDISKSLGNLVSAVSSRTNAIAGTPISYAKAEIADCMRILEEIPETAEMGDLLMFALKLFQNKDHREYFTAMLRRDWQLAWLKMMYADAKAGGAGGSD; translated from the coding sequence ATGTTCGCAGGTGCATCTAACCAAAATGCTGGCCAAACTAATCAAAGGACCAGCGCTGGAGAAAATGTGGATAATATCCATCTCAGCTCTGCTGCTTCCAGTGATCCAGAGTTTGACATAAACATTGAGCAAAGTAATGAAGTAAGTAGCTCCCCCACTCCGCCAATTCGCCAAGTTAGGAGGAGATCAGTAACACCAGGGAGCCGTGGGAAGAAGAAGCGTAGGGCATCCGCGTCTGATTATCGAGAAGACATTAGCAAGTCCTTGGGCAATCTTGTGTCCGCTGTGAGCAGCCGGACAAATGCAATTGCCGGTACCCCTATTTCATATGCAAAAGCTGAAATTGCTGACTGTATGAGAATTTTGGAGGAAATTCCAGAGACTGCCGAGATGGGAGATTTGCTAATGTTTGCTCTTAAGTTGTTTCAGAACAAAGATCATCGTGAGTACTTCACTGCCATGTTACGCAGGGACTGGCAGCTTGCATGGTTGAAGATGATGTACGCGGACGCAAAGGCGGGTGGGGCAGGAGGCAGTGACTGA
- the LOC119996352 gene encoding uncharacterized protein LOC119996352, with protein sequence MDIYSDVTEQFIIEELAAITGVALVAAGEAMFHNQCTPCWTSWYTGHMYMTDLLRGNRKKCLSVLRMDRRVFRDLCSELSTRYGLTPSRELSVKEIVGMFVYTVGNGVGNRTVQDRFQHSGETIHRQFHNVLSSLIRMSDDIIRPRDPTYSTVPKYIEEDDKYFPYFRDCIGAIDGTHIHASVPNDDRTRFIGRKGVTTQNVMAACDFDMIFTYVCAGWEGSAHDSRIFSTVLSNGNSKFPHPPPGKYYLVDSGYPNQSGYLAPYRGQRYHLEVFRNGPDVSTPREAFNHAHSSLRSVIERTFGVLKNKWHILSTMPPYSFRTQVKIVVACAVLHNFIRLHAMDDPDFTAYSDDDHNLHVSGMEASTSGVGASTSEDQPFIGEDLEMAALRDMIAAEVFASY encoded by the exons ATGGATATATATTCCGATGTAACTGAGCAGTTTATTATTGAAGAACTAGCGGCTATTACGGGGGTGGCACTTGTTGCGGCCGGTGAGGCTATGTTTCATAATCAATGTACACCTTGTTGGACTTCATGGTACACAGGCCATATGTACATGACAGACTTGTTACGTGGTAatagaaaaaaatgtttgtctgTGTTGAGGATGGATAGAAGGGTGTTCAGGGACTTGTGTAGTGAATTGAGCACGAGGTATGGCCTCACACCATCTCGTGAACTAAGTGTAAAGGAGATAGTCGGGATGTTTGTTTACACGGTAGGAAATGGTGTCGGTAATCGTACTGTGCAAGATAGATTCCAGCATTCTGGAGAAACAATCCATCGCCAGTTTCATAATGTATTGAGTAGTTTGATTCGGATGTCAGACGATATTATCAGACCAAGGGATCCAACATATTCGACAGTCCCGAAGTACATAGAAGAAGACGACAAATATTTTCCATACTTTAGGGATTGCATCGGGGCAATTGATGGTACACATATTCATGCGTCAGTCCCGAATGATGATCGGACAAGATTCATTGGGCGAAAAGGCGTGACCACGCAAAATGTGATGGCGGCATGTGACTTCGATATGATTTTCACATATGTGTGTGCGGGTTGGGAGGGATCGGCGCATGATTCGCGAATTTTTAGTACGGTTCTCTCTAATGGAAACTCAAAGTTTCCCCACCCTCCCCCTG gaaaatattacttggttgattcAGGATATCcgaatcaaagtggatatcTAGCACCGTATAGGGGACAGAGATACCATTTAGAAGTATTCCGAAATGGTCCTGATGTATCGACACCACGGGAAGCCTTCAATCATGCACACTCATCTCTCCGTTCGGTTATTGAGCGCACATTTGGGGTGCTAAAAAATAAGTGGCACATTTTATCAACAATGCCCCCTTACTCATTTCGCACTCAAGTGAAGATTGTGGTTGCATGCGCAGTTTTACATAATTTCATACGATTGCACGCAATGGATGACCCGGACTTCACTGCATATAGTGATGATGACCACAATCTTCATGTATCAGGCATGGAAGCCAGTACCAGTGGAGTTGGAGCGAGCACTTCGGAGGACCAACCATTCATTGGTGAGGATCTAGAGATGGCAGCTCTCCGCGATATGATTGCGGCAGAAGTGTTTGCATCGTactag